In Rhodamnia argentea isolate NSW1041297 chromosome 11, ASM2092103v1, whole genome shotgun sequence, one genomic interval encodes:
- the LOC115736488 gene encoding pentatricopeptide repeat-containing protein At2g17525, mitochondrial isoform X2 has product MPKFFYSPEASIFFSALSKQRFLLTLHPKPISSSSSSSSPHPSTRSFSPVPTDQHVARLILDQKTPSLALETFEWASKIPNFGHSQSTYRALVHKLCAFRRFGTVQQLLDGMPSSIGSAPDESIFLTIVRGLGRARRIREAIRVLDLVRKFGEEPSLKVYNSILDVLVKEDIDLARGFYRAKMMERGVQGDEYTFGILMKGLCLTNRIADAFKLLQVMKSGVVKPNTVIYNTLLHALCRNGKVGRARSLMNEMEEPNDVTFNILISGLGRVMEAVDVLERVENKGGPVDVVAYNTLVKGFCGIGKVKVGHRLLEEMERKGCLPNADTYNLLISGFCDSGMMDLALDIFNDMKTDGVSWNFATFDVLIRGLCFGGRTDDGFKILELMEENRNGSGGRINPYNSILYGLYKESRMNEALEFLIKMERLFPRAVDSCLKILGFCREGRSRDAKIVYDQMIGEGGFPNVLVFDSLIHGLNREGDVRSVFELMNEMIGRGYLPVASTFNALISGFCRQGKIGSALKLMEDAIKRGCGPNAESYRPLVDAFYRKGEPDMGFKLLLQMVEMGIAPDRSMWNALLLSFSREATSSTKDDTCGNMLQSVIET; this is encoded by the exons ATGCCCAAATTCTTCTACTCCCCTGaagcctccatcttcttctctgCACTGTCCAAACAGAGATTCCTTCTCACTTTGCATCCAAAACCcatctcatcatcatcctcctcctcatcaccaCATCCATCCACAAGATCCTTCAGTCCTGTCCCAACTGACCAACACGTTGCCCGTTTGATCCTAGACCAGAAAACACCATCCCTAGCGCTAGAAACCTTCGAATGGGCCTCCAAGATCCCCAATTTCGGCCACTCTCAATCCACCTACCGTGCCCTCGTCCACAAGCTCTGCGCTTTCCGCCGCTTCGGCACCGTCCAGCAGCTGCTCGACGGAATGCCCAGTTCAATCGGGTCGGCCCCGGATGAAAGCATTTTCCTCACGATCGTCCGGGGCCTGGGCCGTGCTCGGAGGATCCGTGAGGCCATCAGAGTTCTTGACTTGGTGCGCAAGTTCGGCGAGGAGCCGTCCTTGAAGGTATATAACTCGATCCTCGACGTTCTTGTGAAGGAAGATATTGATTTGGCCAGGGGGTTCTATAGGGCGAAGATGATGGAGAGGGGCGTTCAAGGGGATGAATACACTTTCGGGATTTTGATGAAGGGTCTGTGCTTGACGAATAGGATAGCTGATGCTTTTAAGCTCTTGCAAGTCATGAAGTCCGGTGTTGTCAAGCCTAATACAGTAATATACAACACGTTGCTCCATGCTCTTTGCAGGAATGGCAAGGTTGGGCGGGCGAGGAGCTTGATGAATGAGATGGAGGAGCCAAATGACGTGACATTTAATATCTTGATATCGGG TCTAGGGCGTGTGATGGAAGCTGTTGACGTATTGGAGAGAGTTGAGAACAAGGGGGGTCCTGTGGATGTTGTGGCTTATAATACGTTGGTGAAGGGTTTTTGTGGAATAGGGAAAGTGAAAGTAGGACATCGCTTGCTCGAAGAGATGGAGAGAAAGGGGTGCCTTCCAAATGCAGACACGTACAATTTGCTGATCTCCGGCTTCTGCGATTCTGGGATGATGGATTTAGCTCTTGATATATTCAATGACATGAAAACAGATGGGGTTAGTTGGAATTTTGCTACATTTGATGTGCTAATCCGAGGTTTATGCTTTGGAGGGAGAACGGATGATGGTTTTAAGATCTTGGAACTCATGGAGGAGAATAGAAACGGTTCCGGTGGTCGCATTAATCCCTACAATAGCATTTTATATGGTCTATACAAGGAAAGCCGCATGAACGAAGCATTGGAGTTCCTGATCAAGATGGAGAGATTATTTCCTAGGGCCGTAGATAGTTGCTTGAAGATATTAGGATTCTGTCGTGAGGGCAGATCCAGGGATGCGAAGATAGTCTATGATCAAATGATCGGGGAAGGTGGATTCCCAAATGTTCTCGTCTTCGACTCCCTAATACACGGATTAAATCGGGAAGGGGATGTGCGAAGCGTGTTCGAGCTAATGAACGAGATGATTGGTCGGGGATATCTCCCGGTCGCTTCGACATTTAATGCCCTAATTAGCGGGTTTTGCCGGCAGGGGAAGATAGGGAGCGCCTTGAAGCTCATGGAGGACGCGATCAAGAGAGGTTGTGGGCCAAATGCAGAGAGCTACAGACCTCTGGTCGATGCCTTTTACCGGAAGGGAGAACCCGACATGGGTTTCAAGCTCTTGTTACAGATGGTGGAAATGGGAATCGCCCCCGATCGTTCCATGTGGAACGCGTTGCTTCTTTCTTTCAGCAGAGAAGCGACGTCATCGACGAAAGACGATACGTGCGGAAACATGTTACAGTCGGTTATCGAGACTTGA
- the LOC115736423 gene encoding uncharacterized protein LOC115736423 translates to MMEANLCDVNHLDADVLLPPRKRLLAGLKRQNCESDCASHASCFASSSSSSTSSVFDAHLNNLLCAHTGDSDLSPEQIVEASKSAAAAKAKAAKAARAAAEEKAAIAAKAVAAAKSALDLVASFPEEVGNKDRTLRRNKLQKHVPVHSLYRNQRAVESCGEDEELARKLHRAINSSPRISKNSSSSDSKGQRKRPRILPNLDEAGVPNAGVAPGEISPKCNGHAVMGEIDSEGSTYEVNVNKVDENWECSWSKERVWDDGCNTGKKRGRVKLKKLPLSICTSKDQANPKDESNSRRSPSSEQITGKPVAGNVPLFTVEPSKDGGRPFEATPIWKCQEYKAPACVKQNKVVQS, encoded by the coding sequence ATGATGGAGGCTAATCTATGCGATGTCAATCACTTGGATGCCGATGTGCTTTTGCCTCCAAGGAAGCGTCTGCTCGCAGGACTGAAGAGACAGAATTGCGAGAGCGATTGTGCTTCTCATGCCTCCTGCTTTGCCTCGTCGTCGTCATCTTCAACGTCGAGTGTATTTGATGCTCACCTGAATAATTTGTTGTGTGCTCATACCGGTGATTCTGACCTTTCGCCTGAACAAATTGTGGAGGCATCAAAATCAGCAGCTGCAGCTAAAGCTAAAGCTGCAAAGGCTGCGAGAGCTGCAGCGGAAGAGAAGGCCGCCATTGCAGCGAAGGCAGTGGCGGCTGCCAAAAGCGCATTGGATTTGGTTGCTTCTTTTCCAGAAGAAGTGGGCAATAAGGACAGGACTCTAAGAAGGAATAAGCTGCAGAAGCATGTTCCAGTTCACTCTTTGTACAGAAATCAGAGGGCTGTTGAAAGTtgtggggaagatgaagaactCGCACGAAAGCTGCATCGAGCTATAAATAGCTCTCCTAGGATTTCAAAGAACTCATCGAGCTCTGACTCTAAGGGTCAGAGGAAGAGACCCAGAATCTTGCCTAATCTAGATGAGGCTGGGGTTCCAAATGCAGGTGTAGCACCAGGGGAGATTTCACCCAAGTGCAACGGACATGCCGTAATGGGCGAGATAGATTCCGAGGGATCTACATATGAGGTGAATGTAAATAAGGTGGATGAAAACTGGGAATGCAGTTGGTCAAAAGAGAGAGTTTGGGATGATGGGTGCAATACCGGTAAAAAGAGGGGAAGAGTGAAGTTAAAGAAGTTGCCTTTGAGCATCTGTACCTCTAAAGATCAGGCAAACCCAAAGGATGAGTCAAACAGTAGACGCTCGCCATCGAGTGAACAGATTACGGGCAAGCCTGTTGCTGGCAATGTGCCTTTGTTTACTGTAGAACCTTCTAAAGACGGTGGGAGACCGTTTGAGGCCACTCCAATTTGGAAGTGCCAGGAGTATAAGGCTCCCGCCTGTGTCAAACAAAATAAGGTCGTGCAATCATAA
- the LOC115736381 gene encoding SRSF protein kinase 1 produces the protein MSCSSSSGSEDDDEGMENYRKGGYHAVRVGDQFAGGRYIAQRKLGWGQFSTVWLAYDTRSSKYVALKIQKSAAQFAQAALHEIELLSAIASGDPSNSKCVVRLVDHFKHAGPNGQHLCMVLEFLGDSLLRLIKYNRYKSLELNKVREICKCILIGLDYLHREVGLLHTDLKPENILHCSTIDPAKDPVRSGVSPILERPEGNLNGAVTMSIIEKKLKRRARRAAAKISARRESMGGASTKPERSLDAIDLRCKIVDFGNACWVDKPFTDEIQTRQYRAPEVVLQSGYSFPVDMWSFACTAFELATGDMLFAPKGGQGFSEDEDHLALMMELLGKIPKKIATGGVRSRDFFDRYGDLKRIRRLKFWPLDRLLVEKYKFSETDALELSEFLCPLLDFAPEKRPTAQQCLQHPWLVMRDSTHNVMRNDSRVDKLEAGVSNLRIKVGK, from the exons ATGTCGTGTTCGTCTTCGTCGGGCTCGGAGGATGACGACGAGGGGATGGAGAACTACCGGAAAGGTGGGTACCACGCGGTGCGGGTCGGCGATCAGTTCGCCGGCGGCAGGTATATCGCCCAGAGGAAGCTAGGGTGGGGTCAGTTCTCCACCGTCTGGCTCGCTTACGACACTCGATCCTCT AAATATGTTGCTCTTAAAATCCAGAAAAGTGCAGCGCAATTTGCTCAAGCTGCCTTGCACGAGATCGAACTGTTATCGGCAATTGCCAGCGGTGACCCGTCAAATTCAAAATGCGTTGTGCGACTGGTTGACCACTTTAAGCATGCTGGCCCAAATGGGCAGCATCTCTGTATGGTCCTTGAATTTCTTGGTGATAGCTTACTTAGACTAATCAAGTACAATCGATATAAAAGCCTCGAATTGAACAAAGTGAGAGAAATCTGTAAATGCATCTTGATTGGTCTGGATTACTTGCACAGAGAAGTTGGTTTGCTCCATACTGATTTGAAGCctgaaaatattcttcattgTTCCACTATTGATCCTGCAAAAGACCCAGTGAGGTCTGGCGTCTCTCCTATACTTGAAAGGCCTGAGGGAAATCTCAATGGTGCTGTGACCATGAGCATCATCGagaaaaagttgaaaaggaGAGCAAGGAGAGCTGCTGCTAAGATTTCAGCGAGAAGAGAATCAATGGGAGGTGCATCTACGAAGCCTGAGAGAAGCTTGGATGCGATTGATTTAAGGTGTAAGATTGTGGATTTTGGGAATGCATGTTGGGTGGATAAGCCGTTCACAGATGAAATTCAAACGAGGCAGTATAGAGCTCCCGAAGTTGTACTTCAGTCTGGTTATTCCTTTCCTGTAGATATGTGGTCATTTGCCTGCACTGCCTTCGAGCTTGCTACCGGTGACATGTTATTTGCTCCCAAAGGTGGTCAAGGCTTCAGTGAGGATGAG GATCACCTAGCACTGATGATGGAACTTCTTGGGAAGATTCCCAAAAAG ATTGCCACTGGTGGAGTTCGATCCAGGGATTTCTTTGACAGATATGGCGATCTGAAAAGGATCAGGAGATTGAAATTCTGGCCATTAGATCGGTTACTCGTGGAAAAATACAAGTTTTCTGAGACTGATGCTCTCGAGCTTTCTGAGTTCCTTTGCCCCCTTCTCGACTTTGCACCAGAGAAGCGGCCTACTGCTCAGCAATGCCTGCAACATCCATGGCTCGTTATGAGAGACTCAACCCACAACGTCATGAGGAATGATTCGAGAGTCGACAAGCTAGAAGCTGGCGTGAGCAACCTTCGGATAAAGGTGGGCAAATGA
- the LOC115736488 gene encoding pentatricopeptide repeat-containing protein At2g17525, mitochondrial isoform X1 codes for MPKFFYSPEASIFFSALSKQRFLLTLHPKPISSSSSSSSPHPSTRSFSPVPTDQHVARLILDQKTPSLALETFEWASKIPNFGHSQSTYRALVHKLCAFRRFGTVQQLLDGMPSSIGSAPDESIFLTIVRGLGRARRIREAIRVLDLVRKFGEEPSLKVYNSILDVLVKEDIDLARGFYRAKMMERGVQGDEYTFGILMKGLCLTNRIADAFKLLQVMKSGVVKPNTVIYNTLLHALCRNGKVGRARSLMNEMEEPNDVTFNILISGYCDEEKLVQALVLLEKSLGLGFVPDVVTVTKVLQLLCSLGRVMEAVDVLERVENKGGPVDVVAYNTLVKGFCGIGKVKVGHRLLEEMERKGCLPNADTYNLLISGFCDSGMMDLALDIFNDMKTDGVSWNFATFDVLIRGLCFGGRTDDGFKILELMEENRNGSGGRINPYNSILYGLYKESRMNEALEFLIKMERLFPRAVDSCLKILGFCREGRSRDAKIVYDQMIGEGGFPNVLVFDSLIHGLNREGDVRSVFELMNEMIGRGYLPVASTFNALISGFCRQGKIGSALKLMEDAIKRGCGPNAESYRPLVDAFYRKGEPDMGFKLLLQMVEMGIAPDRSMWNALLLSFSREATSSTKDDTCGNMLQSVIET; via the coding sequence ATGCCCAAATTCTTCTACTCCCCTGaagcctccatcttcttctctgCACTGTCCAAACAGAGATTCCTTCTCACTTTGCATCCAAAACCcatctcatcatcatcctcctcctcatcaccaCATCCATCCACAAGATCCTTCAGTCCTGTCCCAACTGACCAACACGTTGCCCGTTTGATCCTAGACCAGAAAACACCATCCCTAGCGCTAGAAACCTTCGAATGGGCCTCCAAGATCCCCAATTTCGGCCACTCTCAATCCACCTACCGTGCCCTCGTCCACAAGCTCTGCGCTTTCCGCCGCTTCGGCACCGTCCAGCAGCTGCTCGACGGAATGCCCAGTTCAATCGGGTCGGCCCCGGATGAAAGCATTTTCCTCACGATCGTCCGGGGCCTGGGCCGTGCTCGGAGGATCCGTGAGGCCATCAGAGTTCTTGACTTGGTGCGCAAGTTCGGCGAGGAGCCGTCCTTGAAGGTATATAACTCGATCCTCGACGTTCTTGTGAAGGAAGATATTGATTTGGCCAGGGGGTTCTATAGGGCGAAGATGATGGAGAGGGGCGTTCAAGGGGATGAATACACTTTCGGGATTTTGATGAAGGGTCTGTGCTTGACGAATAGGATAGCTGATGCTTTTAAGCTCTTGCAAGTCATGAAGTCCGGTGTTGTCAAGCCTAATACAGTAATATACAACACGTTGCTCCATGCTCTTTGCAGGAATGGCAAGGTTGGGCGGGCGAGGAGCTTGATGAATGAGATGGAGGAGCCAAATGACGTGACATTTAATATCTTGATATCGGGGTACTGTGATGAAGAGAAGTTAGTTCAAGCTCTTGTCTTACTTGAGAAAAGCCTCGGCTTGGGGTTCGTCCCCGACGTTGTTACGGTGACCAAAGTTTTGCAACTCCTTTGCAGTCTAGGGCGTGTGATGGAAGCTGTTGACGTATTGGAGAGAGTTGAGAACAAGGGGGGTCCTGTGGATGTTGTGGCTTATAATACGTTGGTGAAGGGTTTTTGTGGAATAGGGAAAGTGAAAGTAGGACATCGCTTGCTCGAAGAGATGGAGAGAAAGGGGTGCCTTCCAAATGCAGACACGTACAATTTGCTGATCTCCGGCTTCTGCGATTCTGGGATGATGGATTTAGCTCTTGATATATTCAATGACATGAAAACAGATGGGGTTAGTTGGAATTTTGCTACATTTGATGTGCTAATCCGAGGTTTATGCTTTGGAGGGAGAACGGATGATGGTTTTAAGATCTTGGAACTCATGGAGGAGAATAGAAACGGTTCCGGTGGTCGCATTAATCCCTACAATAGCATTTTATATGGTCTATACAAGGAAAGCCGCATGAACGAAGCATTGGAGTTCCTGATCAAGATGGAGAGATTATTTCCTAGGGCCGTAGATAGTTGCTTGAAGATATTAGGATTCTGTCGTGAGGGCAGATCCAGGGATGCGAAGATAGTCTATGATCAAATGATCGGGGAAGGTGGATTCCCAAATGTTCTCGTCTTCGACTCCCTAATACACGGATTAAATCGGGAAGGGGATGTGCGAAGCGTGTTCGAGCTAATGAACGAGATGATTGGTCGGGGATATCTCCCGGTCGCTTCGACATTTAATGCCCTAATTAGCGGGTTTTGCCGGCAGGGGAAGATAGGGAGCGCCTTGAAGCTCATGGAGGACGCGATCAAGAGAGGTTGTGGGCCAAATGCAGAGAGCTACAGACCTCTGGTCGATGCCTTTTACCGGAAGGGAGAACCCGACATGGGTTTCAAGCTCTTGTTACAGATGGTGGAAATGGGAATCGCCCCCGATCGTTCCATGTGGAACGCGTTGCTTCTTTCTTTCAGCAGAGAAGCGACGTCATCGACGAAAGACGATACGTGCGGAAACATGTTACAGTCGGTTATCGAGACTTGA